The segment TTCTGAGGAATTGTAGCGAACTGGAATAAGGGTTCCAGCAGGAATAACCACCGAATTACTATTAGGAAAAGACTCTGGGTTAGGAGAATAGGGTTGTGCCATAACAGGGGTTACAGCTAAGTGATCACACAAAATTAATTACAAAAGTTAGACATAATAATATATCATAAAAGCAACCCTCCAAAATTACAAAAAGCTATGATACTTTTGAGAGAACTAAGTACAGAAACTAAGAAACTTTTAATAACAATAAGTCGTTTAAGTAAATCTCCTCAAGTGAGAAATAGATCTCAATGTATAATCTTGAGTTATGAAAGAGTGTCTATTCCTCAATTAAGAAAACTATTTAGAGTGAGTGAAAAAACTATCTATAATTGGCTAAATAGATGGGAAGCCCAAGGATTATTAGGGCTGTATAATGAAAAAGGAAGAGGGAGAAAAGCGAAATTAAGTCAGGAACAACAAGAGCATATAAAGCAATGGGTAAAGGAAGAACCTAAAAACCTCAAAAAAGTTGCCTTAAAAATTTATCAACAGTGGAAAATAGATGTCAGCAAAGAAACCATTAAAAGAATAATAAAAAAGCTGAATATGCTTTGGAAAAGAATGAAAAGAGGACTAGCCAAAAGTCCTGAAGAATGGGAGTTAGAGGTCAAAATGCCTAAGTTGTTGGAACTCAAAGAGCAAGATAAAAAAGGAGAAATAGATTTAAGATATTTGGATGAAAGTGGATTTTCTCTAATGCCATATATTCCTTATGCTTGGCAGGAAAAAGGCTCAACAATAACTCTAAAAAGTTCTCAAAGTAAAAGAATAAATGTGTTAGGATTAATGAATCGTCATCATGAACTTTACTACGAAATTTACTCAAGCAATATTAATAGTCAAGTCGTGATTAACTTTTTGGATAAATTTAGCCAAAACCTATCCAAACAAACGGTAATTATTATGGATCAAGCGTCAATTCATACCAGCGATAATCTGCTCAAAAAGCTAGAAGAATGGGAGCAAAGAAATTTAAAAATATTCTGGTTGCCTACTTACTCACCTCAGCAAAATTTAATTGAAATTTTATGGAAATTTGTTAAATATGAGTGGGTTGAAGTTGATGCTTATGAGAATTGGACAAGCTTACTTAATTATCTTAAAAAAGTGCTTGATAATTTTGGTCAAGAATATGTAATTAATTTTGTTTAGGCACTTAATAGAGGAGTTACCGCCATTACGCCCATTAAAGCAGCCATTAACCCAGATAGTGTAGACTTAGAAAACTTAAGGTTTAACATGGACGGTTCCCTCCTTTGGGATTGAATCAGACAGA is part of the Rippkaea orientalis PCC 8801 genome and harbors:
- a CDS encoding IS630 family transposase, with the protein product MILLRELSTETKKLLITISRLSKSPQVRNRSQCIILSYERVSIPQLRKLFRVSEKTIYNWLNRWEAQGLLGLYNEKGRGRKAKLSQEQQEHIKQWVKEEPKNLKKVALKIYQQWKIDVSKETIKRIIKKLNMLWKRMKRGLAKSPEEWELEVKMPKLLELKEQDKKGEIDLRYLDESGFSLMPYIPYAWQEKGSTITLKSSQSKRINVLGLMNRHHELYYEIYSSNINSQVVINFLDKFSQNLSKQTVIIMDQASIHTSDNLLKKLEEWEQRNLKIFWLPTYSPQQNLIEILWKFVKYEWVEVDAYENWTSLLNYLKKVLDNFGQEYVINFV